A window from Marinitoga sp. 1197 encodes these proteins:
- a CDS encoding MarR family winged helix-turn-helix transcriptional regulator, with product MDKKRLENFEKILRDICFKIKVEGRKIIKNSEISPAQFDLLQILYFRGEKRVTDLSLALGITKSTTTGLINRLENSGYLKKTKDEKDKRVTTIKITEKGKNVIEEVIKARVVFMDKVLSKIENPEKLMNQLEDLDNIINEVRNCEKD from the coding sequence ATGGATAAAAAAAGATTGGAAAATTTCGAAAAAATTCTAAGGGATATATGTTTTAAAATTAAGGTTGAAGGAAGAAAAATTATAAAAAATAGCGAAATATCTCCAGCACAATTTGATCTATTGCAAATATTATATTTTCGAGGTGAAAAAAGAGTTACAGATTTAAGTTTGGCTTTAGGAATAACAAAAAGTACAACTACAGGTTTAATCAACAGACTTGAAAATTCAGGGTATCTTAAAAAAACAAAAGATGAAAAGGATAAAAGAGTCACGACTATTAAAATTACAGAAAAAGGCAAAAATGTTATTGAAGAAGTTATAAAAGCTCGTGTTGTGTTTATGGATAAAGTATTATCTAAAATCGAAAATCCTGAAAAATTAATGAATCAGCTTGAGGATCTGGATAATATTATAAATGAGGTGAGGAACTGTGAAAAAGATTAA
- a CDS encoding PEGA domain-containing protein: protein MKKIKTFLFVFLMLTSMSFSFQLTINAPKGSLVYINNQYMLTMKSNTENVSLQSGTYNIIISKFGYKDYKTTVSIDSDKKINANLIPLASIEFRSNIESFYISFDKNKVLIKNGDVLKIPINVKTLTISAENYKSQNINLELKPFETKKIMVELVPNGMVTFDSTPISNLYINEKFVGETPYSTILSLNKNYNIKLIKDGYLPFKKNIILKSDEPVSYNFELKKGIQLYIDSSPQNALVTINGEKVGYTPNTFTVPSGNLKIILSKIGYISKELTINLDKSLNKKTLFFELYENKRIVKIQNSKGLEFYLDGKYIGDSVEYLELDGMPHILEIVSKTDKNLFFRYIINKDSPKELILNPLLSTSVEVLSQEKILAYISDKYAFTPSTILINTMQNTKKLDIYYLNSKKSITLRKNRSQTVFLTTEDNIGAVSLFTSSNYVLIYIDGKYINRGYVLGKVLNSGIHNVVFKFPDGKSYNIDININNYEHRVIFFSKANLVPVKIVNSRAFDVYVDDIKYTASELDLRLEYGVHKISVYKGNRKIVERFIYITDEGKYINLDNWY, encoded by the coding sequence GTGAAAAAGATTAAAACTTTTTTGTTTGTATTTTTGATGCTTACCTCTATGAGCTTTTCTTTTCAATTAACGATAAATGCCCCAAAAGGTTCTTTAGTTTATATTAACAATCAATATATGCTTACAATGAAAAGCAATACTGAGAATGTTTCACTGCAATCAGGAACATATAATATAATAATATCAAAATTTGGGTATAAAGATTATAAAACCACAGTTTCTATTGACTCAGATAAAAAAATAAATGCAAACCTTATTCCTTTGGCTTCAATAGAATTTAGGTCAAATATAGAATCATTTTATATTTCTTTTGATAAAAATAAGGTGTTAATAAAAAATGGTGATGTTCTTAAAATTCCTATAAATGTAAAAACTCTAACAATTTCAGCTGAAAACTATAAATCCCAAAATATTAATCTTGAATTAAAACCATTTGAAACAAAGAAAATAATGGTGGAGTTGGTTCCAAATGGTATGGTCACCTTTGATTCAACACCAATTTCAAATTTGTATATAAATGAAAAGTTTGTAGGTGAAACACCGTATTCTACTATTTTATCTTTAAATAAAAATTATAATATTAAATTGATTAAAGATGGATATCTACCTTTTAAGAAAAATATTATTTTAAAATCTGACGAGCCAGTGAGTTATAACTTTGAATTAAAAAAAGGAATTCAGTTGTATATAGATTCATCACCACAAAATGCGTTGGTGACTATAAATGGTGAAAAAGTTGGATATACACCAAATACATTTACTGTTCCATCTGGTAATCTAAAAATAATTTTATCAAAAATTGGTTACATATCAAAGGAATTAACAATAAACTTAGATAAATCATTGAATAAAAAAACTTTATTTTTTGAATTATATGAAAACAAAAGAATTGTGAAAATACAGAATAGTAAAGGTTTAGAGTTTTATTTAGATGGAAAATATATTGGTGATTCGGTTGAATATCTTGAATTGGACGGAATGCCTCATATTTTGGAAATAGTCTCAAAAACAGATAAAAATCTTTTTTTTAGGTATATTATAAATAAAGATTCACCAAAAGAATTAATTTTAAATCCATTACTTTCAACTTCAGTTGAAGTATTATCTCAGGAAAAAATTCTGGCTTATATAAGTGATAAATATGCATTTACGCCATCAACTATTTTAATAAATACAATGCAAAATACTAAAAAACTTGATATTTATTATTTAAATTCAAAGAAATCAATAACATTAAGAAAAAACAGATCTCAAACAGTTTTTTTAACTACAGAAGATAATATAGGGGCAGTTTCTTTATTTACATCTTCTAATTATGTATTAATTTATATAGATGGAAAATACATAAATCGAGGGTATGTTTTAGGAAAGGTTTTAAATAGTGGTATTCATAATGTTGTATTTAAGTTTCCTGATGGAAAATCGTATAATATAGATATAAATATAAATAATTATGAACATAGAGTAATATTCTTTTCTAAAGCAAATCTGGTGCCTGTAAAAATAGTAAATTCAAGAGCATTTGATGTTTATGTTGATGATATTAAATATACAGCTTCTGAATTGGATTTAAGGTTGGAATATGGGGTTCATAAAATTAGCGTATATAAAGGCAATAGAAAAATAGTAGAAAGATTTATATATATTACCGATGAAGGAAAATATATTAACCTGGATAATTGGTATTAA
- the rlmD gene encoding 23S rRNA (uracil(1939)-C(5))-methyltransferase RlmD — protein METIDVVIEKIVNGGYGFARYDNKIYMVEHAYPGEFVKIKVKNRKKDVYFAEVVEYIEKSPYRNRQICPHYQECGGCQLLDLDYNEQLKIKTKIVKEQIRRIGKLDDTLVLNTIGSDEINHYRSKMEFAFSYKNGDIKIGLKKRNSNDIIDIKNCLIAPKEFNNIISETKKIFNALNLKIYNPKFRKGEFKHLVLRKSFSKNEIMSIFITKTEYINNYKNFKRLIKEKIKANSIIHVMNGSDSIVLRGPYKTLKGEGIIKEEFNGFEYQIPPTAFFQNNYNITKKILNEFVEIIKREKISGVLLDLYSGVGLFSIYLAPLFKHVTGVENNGISVKAAHSNSNINNIRNTTFIKSDVLEFIKNYDKKIDLLIVDPPRSGLDKEILTKILQLKPENIFYLSCDPTTLSRDLSRLKESYKIEFIKPFDMFPNTFHIENFAFLKANISN, from the coding sequence ATGGAAACTATAGATGTTGTTATTGAAAAAATAGTTAATGGGGGATATGGTTTTGCAAGATATGATAATAAAATATATATGGTAGAACACGCATATCCAGGAGAATTTGTTAAAATAAAAGTAAAAAATAGAAAAAAAGATGTTTATTTTGCTGAAGTAGTGGAATACATTGAAAAATCACCATATAGAAATAGACAAATTTGCCCTCATTATCAGGAATGTGGAGGATGTCAATTGTTAGACCTTGATTATAATGAACAATTAAAAATAAAAACAAAAATAGTAAAAGAACAAATAAGAAGAATTGGAAAATTAGATGACACTCTAGTATTAAATACAATAGGTTCAGATGAAATAAATCATTACAGAAGCAAAATGGAATTTGCATTTTCCTATAAAAATGGAGATATAAAAATTGGATTGAAAAAGAGAAACAGTAATGATATTATAGATATAAAAAATTGTTTAATTGCTCCTAAAGAATTTAATAACATTATTTCTGAAACAAAAAAAATATTCAATGCGTTAAACTTAAAAATATATAATCCAAAATTCAGAAAAGGAGAATTCAAACATCTGGTTTTAAGAAAATCATTTTCAAAAAATGAAATTATGTCAATCTTCATTACAAAAACAGAATATATAAATAATTATAAAAATTTCAAAAGATTAATAAAGGAAAAAATTAAAGCAAATTCTATTATCCATGTAATGAATGGTTCTGATTCAATTGTTTTACGAGGACCTTATAAAACATTAAAAGGGGAAGGTATTATAAAAGAAGAGTTTAATGGATTTGAATATCAAATTCCGCCTACCGCTTTCTTCCAGAATAATTATAACATAACAAAAAAAATATTGAATGAATTTGTAGAAATTATAAAAAGAGAGAAAATATCCGGTGTCCTGTTAGATCTTTATTCTGGAGTGGGCTTATTTTCTATATATTTAGCTCCACTTTTTAAACATGTTACAGGAGTAGAAAATAACGGAATTTCTGTAAAAGCTGCTCATTCGAATTCAAATATAAACAATATAAGAAATACCACTTTTATAAAATCGGATGTTTTAGAATTCATAAAAAATTATGATAAAAAAATAGATCTTTTAATAGTAGATCCTCCAAGAAGTGGACTTGATAAAGAAATTTTAACTAAAATTTTACAATTAAAACCAGAAAATATTTTCTATTTATCCTGTGATCCAACCACATTATCAAGAGATTTATCCAGATTAAAAGAATCTTACAAAATAGAGTTTATAAAGCCTTTTGATATGTTTCCGAATACTTTTCATATTGAAAATTTCGCGTTTTTAAAAGCAAATATAAGCAATTAA